In a genomic window of Bacillota bacterium:
- a CDS encoding LPXTG cell wall anchor domain-containing protein, with translation MTGEFAEPVEPTEPDEPVLPETGTRIVWLIPFGLALLLAGALIRKRVAA, from the coding sequence ATGACGGGAGAGTTCGCTGAGCCCGTTGAACCCACAGAGCCCGATGAGCCCGTCTTACCTGAGACTGGAACAAGAATTGTTTGGCTTATCCCCTTCGGCCTGGCCCTGCTACTGGCTGGAGCTCTAATTCGGAAACGGGTAGCTGCCTAG